In the genome of Amia ocellicauda isolate fAmiCal2 chromosome 3, fAmiCal2.hap1, whole genome shotgun sequence, one region contains:
- the cep15 gene encoding centrosomal protein 15 isoform X1 gives MTAFLAQEIELSRRHEDILGRRAALLQQMENQYKDQKNKKKDYTVLADGAQKRNAKLIEDMQAMTDRLKARPLLHPDVVNLETRYWASVEEKIPEWEQFLLGKIQPPVDARKQVRQKGTSKDNQQSNRIGLPPRSGSMSVS, from the exons ATGACGGCTTTCTTGGCTCAAGAAATTGAGTTAAGCAGGCGACATGAAGATAT tttaggTAGGAGGGCAGCTTTGCTTCAGCAGATGGAAAACCAGTACAAGGACCAGAAGAATAAGAAGAAGGATTACACCGTTTTGGCAGATGGAGCCCAAAAGAGAAATGCAAAGCTTATCGAG GATATGCAAGCAATGACAGATCGACTAAAAGCAAGACCTCTTCTGCACCCTGATGTTGTAAACCTGGAG ACACGGTACTGGGCATCGGTTGAAGAGAAGATACCGGAATGGGAACAGTTTCTGTTGGGAAAGATTCAGCCGCCTGTGGATGCTAGGAAACAAGTGAGACAGAAAGGTACATCTAAGGACAACCAGCAATCAAATCGAATTGGTTTACCTCCGCGATCAGGTTCTATGTCTGTATCCTGA
- the cep15 gene encoding centrosomal protein 15 isoform X2: protein MKICRRAALLQQMENQYKDQKNKKKDYTVLADGAQKRNAKLIEDMQAMTDRLKARPLLHPDVVNLETRYWASVEEKIPEWEQFLLGKIQPPVDARKQVRQKGTSKDNQQSNRIGLPPRSGSMSVS, encoded by the exons ATGAAGATAT gTAGGAGGGCAGCTTTGCTTCAGCAGATGGAAAACCAGTACAAGGACCAGAAGAATAAGAAGAAGGATTACACCGTTTTGGCAGATGGAGCCCAAAAGAGAAATGCAAAGCTTATCGAG GATATGCAAGCAATGACAGATCGACTAAAAGCAAGACCTCTTCTGCACCCTGATGTTGTAAACCTGGAG ACACGGTACTGGGCATCGGTTGAAGAGAAGATACCGGAATGGGAACAGTTTCTGTTGGGAAAGATTCAGCCGCCTGTGGATGCTAGGAAACAAGTGAGACAGAAAGGTACATCTAAGGACAACCAGCAATCAAATCGAATTGGTTTACCTCCGCGATCAGGTTCTATGTCTGTATCCTGA